A genomic window from Anopheles ziemanni chromosome X, idAnoZiCoDA_A2_x.2, whole genome shotgun sequence includes:
- the LOC131291364 gene encoding uncharacterized protein LOC131291364, translating to MLRQLINVVRFVLQTVRKYIKPLILIVSFLTFIWLIVDTTHRPEFVRHASKHSFRRNQTSDPEADRWDQLSVQRFLDLLEIDFNVSAPDSPQQGHPTSCQQDNTLLFTAFAGSTFVEHMWHYLSLIALQRSVMHTGADHFDVRTMLTISARAELSQLFVSLSDDVIDQQKIQCYDVPTAYILNDDTTVEVPESGSQLYILNNNARRLREILQVSWEDVAMYFQIDLNSRKIANDILVNLRQRTIQNEGEEVGASLQFVGLKVDDGDELPFEYYYRAITFQRKMYDNGQLLFVLLCKDTKGTICSMLNAQSEHITVLQQNIEPAIDFALMSLCNHTIVSQEADIFPPLLRGTGNTVVYGYEDDYSTNVGLELANFKDHWYSIV from the exons ATGCTACGCCAGCTGATAAACGTGGTGCGCTTCGTACTGCAAACGGTGCGGAAGTATATCAAGCCACTCATACTGATCGTCTCGTTCCTGACATTTATCTGGCTTATTGTGGATACAACGCACAGACCGGAGTTTGTACGCCACGCGTCCAAGCACAGTTTCCGGCGCAATCAAACTTCCGACCCGGAGGCCGATCGGTGGGACCAGCTATCGGTGCAGCGCTTTCTCGACCTGCTGGAAATCGATTTCAACGTGAGTGCACCCGATAGCCCCCAACAGGGACATCCCACGTCCTGCCAGCAAGACAACACCTTGCTGTTTACTGCCTTCGCAGGCAGCACCTTCGTAGAGCATATGTGGCATTACTTGTCCCTGATCGCCCTACAACGCAGTGTAATGCACACCGGAGCCGACCACTTCGATGTACGTACGATGCTGACTATTAGTGCAAGGGCCGAGTTGAGTCAACTGTTCGTAAG TTTATCGGATGATGTTATCGATCAGCAAAAGATCCAATGCTACGACGTGCCCACTGCTTACATCTTGAACGACGACACCACTGTTGAGGTGCCTGAATCCGGCAGTCAACTGTACATTCTAAATAACAACGCCAGGCGGCTTCGAGAAATTCTGCAAGTATCCTGGGAAGATGTAGCCATGTACTTCCA AATAGATCTGAACAGCAGGAAAATAGCAAACGACATATTGGTGAATCTTCGACAGCGTACCATACAGAATGAAGGTGAAGAAGTCGGTGCTAGCCTACAATTCGTTGGCTTGAAGGTAGATGATGGAGATGAGCTGCCGTTCGAGTATTACTATCGGGCAATCACTTTCCAGCGTAAAATGTACGACAATGGCCAgttgttgttcgttttgcTGTGCAAAGACACGAAAGGGACGATCTGCAGTATGCTGAACGCGCAAAGCGAACACATTACCGTGTTGCAACAAAACATCGAACCGGCCATTGACTTTGCGTTAATGTCTCTGTGTAATCACACTATTGTTTCTCAGGAAGCAGACATCTTCCCACCGCTGCTCCGTGGCACTGGTAACACAGTTGTTTACGGTTATGAAGACGACTACAGTACAAACGTCGGACTTGAGCTCGCGAACTTTAAAGACCACTGGTACTCGATCGTTTAG
- the LOC131290644 gene encoding lysoplasmalogenase-like protein TMEM86A, with protein MRQGDISKSENSVGSKLIPFITTTVLYFSLIQHTERSTIPSTVLKCMPIYSLLFFVILTDFKHAKAKRYKMRILGGLLFSSLGDLLLNYDLFEAGMGAFGIAQVFYILAFGMKPLKIWIGVLLYACGLLATSLFYGNLNSVIKMCLPFYAILLLTMCWRSLARVEGTRNYLRVMCGFCSVLFVISDGIIAFDKFYVPISAAQTYIMVTYYVAQVGITLSINDYQTDDSPIKTQHSIHSRTKIQKTKSS; from the exons ATGAGGCAAGGCGATATCAGCAAATCC GAGAATTCTGTCGGATCGAAGCTGATACCGTTTATTACCACGACTGTGCTCTATTTTTCGCTTATTCAGCATACCGAGCGAAGCACCATTCCGTCAACTGTGCTGAAATGTATGCCGATATACAGTCTCCTGTTCTTTGTTATCCTGACTGATTTCAAACATGCCAAAGC GAAACGATACAAAATGCGCATTTTGGGTGGACTTTTGTTCTCTTCGCTGGGAGATTTACTATTGAACTATGACTTATTCGAAGCAGGCATGGGCGCATTCGGTATCGCACAGGTGTTCTACATACTGGCGTTCGGTATGAAACCATTGAAAATATGGATCGGTGTGCTCCTGTACGCTTGTGGATTATTAG CGACCTCACTCTTTTACGGAAATTTGAACTCAGTGATAAAAATGTGTCTTCCATTTTACGCAATACTACTGCTAACAATGTGCTGGCGATCGTTGGCAAGAGTCGAAGGCACTCGG AACTATCTGCGCGTGATGTGCGGATTTTGCAGTGTACTGTTCGTGATATCTGATGGCATTATTGCTTTTGACAAGTTTTATGTGCCCATTAGTGCGGCTCAG acGTACATCATGGTCACTTATTATGTTGCTCAAGTCGGAATAACACTTAGCATAAATGACTACCAGACGGACGATTCACCAATCAAAACGCAACATTCAATCCATTCGCGTACGAAGATCCAGAAAACCAAGTCATCCTAA
- the LOC131290626 gene encoding mitotic checkpoint protein BUB3, which translates to MSRKPEMQIQNAPGDVISAVKFSPQGNKFLLVASWDSCVRLYDVVTNSLRHKFYHSSPVLDCAFLDAMKTVSGGLDNIVKMYDLNTHAENVLGSHNAGVKCVESCKMLNAILTGSWDKSVKLWDLREKECVGTYEQSNGKVYSMSCIDEKLVVATSERKVLIWDLRNMVNYLERRESSLKYQTRSVRCFPNKEGYVMSSIEGRVAVEYFDPNPEVQKKKFAFKCHRAKEGDIELIYPVNAISFHSVYNTFATGGSDGYVNIWDGFNKKRLCQFHLYDSSISSLCFSDDGSTLAIACSYMDEAETPPDPYPKPTLYVRYVNEQETRPK; encoded by the exons ATGTCACGGAAACCAGAAATGCAGATCCAAAACGCACCGGGGGATGTGATATCGGCTGTTAAATTTTCTCCCCAAGGAAACAAGTTTCTGCTCGTTGCTTCGTGGGATTCCTGTGTTCGCCTGTACGATGTGGTCACCAATTCCTTGCGACACAAATTTTACCATTCGTCACCAGTGCTGGACTGCGCATTTTTG GACGCCATGAAGACGGTCAGCGGTGGCTTGGACAATATTGTTAAGATGTACGATCTCAATACTCACGCGGAAAACGTGCTCGGTAGTCACAATGCGGGTGTCAAGTGTGTCGAAAGCTGCAAAATGCTAAACGCAATTCTTACCGGCAGCTGGGATAAGTCGGTTAAGCTGTGGGACTTGCGCGAGAAAGAGTGTGTTGGCACGTATGAGCAGAGCAACGGCAAGGTGTACTCGATGAGCTGCATCGACGAGAAGCTGGTGGTAGCCACCTCCGAGCGCAAGGTGCTGATCTGGGATTTGCGCAACATGGTAAACTACCTCGAGCGTCGCGAATCGTCGCTCAAGTATCAGACGCGTTCCGTGCGCTGCTTCCCCAACAAAGAGGGCTACGTGATGAGCTCGATCGAGGGCCGGGTTGCGGTGGAGTACTTCGACCCGAACCCGGAGGTGCAAAAGAAGAAGTTTGCCTTCAAGTGCCACCGAGCGAAGGAAGGGGACATCGAACTCATCTATCCCGTCAATGCGATCAGTTTCCACAGCGTGTACAACACGTTTGCCACCGGCGGCTCGGACGGGTACGTCAACATCTGGGATGGGTTCAACAAGAAGCGGCTGTGTCAGTTTCATCTGTACGATAGCTCTATTTCGAGCCTCTGCTTTAGCGACGATGGAAGCACCCTAGCGATCGCCTGTTCGTACATGGACGAAGCGGAAACACCGCCAGATCCGTACCCCAAACCGACGCTCTACGTGCGTTACGTCAACGAGCAGGAAACACGTCCGAAGTAG